The Eubacterium maltosivorans genome includes the window TCCTTAAAATAATCCTTGAACCAGTCGATACTATCGACAAAGGTGGATTTTGAATACAGCCCTTCAAAAGCCATGGGAAAGTCAAGGGGCTTAATTAACTGTCCTTCTTGAATCTTCTCAGCGGTTTTAAGCCCTCTGGAACAGTAGTACATCTTCTTATTTAACTCAATGCTTGTACTGCCTAAATTTTTAGAAATGTATTTCGTGATGTAGAGCGCAGTCTTGACATTGTCCCGAATGGGCCCCAATGAGTTAAAGCCGAACTTCTGACGGTAGCTTTCCCAGCTGATATAGCCCTTCTCAGAAAGCTTTTTCAGCGGGTGAGGTTCCATATCCTGATAAGGGATATCACTTAATAAACCGTGCATATGCCAGTTTTTACCGTCCTTGTGCAGTTCGGGTATTAATAGATATTTAATCTCAATCTGGCGTTTTTTCCGCTGATCTCTAATAAACTGACTCAGGTCTTTAATAAAGATGTCCAGATTATCACGCTGGTACTTCTTGGGGTCAAGGGTAAAAGTCCCAAACCAGTTCCAATCATTACACAATGCTTTTTCCAAAACCTGTGATTTTGTCCTTGATAATGAATGTGCCATTTTTTTATCATGACCTCCCTGTCCTTTTTTAACCATCTGCTTGGGGTCTTTCTTGCCTTTAATGATCTGTTTGCAAATGGTAATCTTGAAATTATCTTCACCGAATTTTTTAATCTGTACGACATTTTTTCTTTGCGTCTACATCGGATTTCCCGTAATATGTGACTTATGTCAAGTAGCGGGCTCCGCCCGCCGTCCGGTTCCCTCTTGCGAGGGCTTCCGGTCCGCGTGCGGGGCCGCTTTCTTTACATGAAGTTTCATCTTTGCGGGTTCACCGCCAAAACGCACAATCTCGCCGCTTCTTATCTGATCTTGAAGAGTCTTCGTAGGTTTAACAGCAAGCGCAGGATTGAATTCAAAAAACGTATCATAAAGCCCTCCATAATATTTTGAGTAGGTGAAAAAGTCGGCGCTGTTCTTGTCCTTGATGGCCGTGTTACGCTCGACCGCAATGAACAGTTGAAAGGGAAGCCAGCGGTATAGCCAGTAATTGTTGGCGTGGCGGTGGTGTACTTCAATTTCCACCAGCGCCCGTATCTGGCTGTCGATCTGGTTTAAATTCTGTTGAATAAGGATAATGTCATAGCCGTAATGCCGGTGCTGGGCAAAGAAAGACAGGAAGTCCAGGCGGTCTTTGGCATTCCAGGTACGGCTGTTAAATTTGACCGATGCTTCGTCAATCACCAGCAAAGTCTGCCCCATCTTCCGGGGCTCGTGCATGGTCTGGTTGAACTGCATGAGCAGGGGAACCGTGATATCATCATTGGAGAAATAGAAAAAGTGGCCCCGGTTCTTTTTAATCTCGTTGACTTTGATGGGAAAATTGGCAATGACGTTTTTGCCCTCCTCAAGCCAGCCGACCATATTTCGGGTAGCGTGCAGGCTTTTTCCGCTTCCAGGGGTTCCGGTGTAACATTTGGTTGCCATGGTTGTCTTTTGTACCTCCTATTCGATTCTGAGTATGTGCATAATCCATTTGATAAACTTATAGCCCACAATGCAGGTTCCCCAGGCGAGGAGTACGGGCATCATGAGATTCACAGGCAGAAAATAATTTACGTAGCCCATGAACTCGGATGGGACGTCAAGGGTAATGCCCGCAAAGGGAGAGGTGGGCAGGATGTTCACAATCCATGAGATGACACCGCAGATGAGCGTAATTAAGAAGTTGATAATCAGAATAAAGAAATCCGCGATCATTCGTCACCACCTCCAAAGAACATGCCAAAGGTTTTCCACGCTAAGCCGATGATAAAAGCAATAAAAGCCAGATTACGGAACAGTGGGGCATACTTGTCAAACATGGTCAAATCGCCCTTGATGGGAATCTTCCCGGCACCAACGGAAGTAAAATCCATTTCCCAGTCAAAGGCAAAGGGGACGGGCTCAGCCTGAAAGACACCAAACAGGCGCACCAGATCACCGGGCAGGGAGAAGGGGAATTTTTCACTCAGGTTGTCGGGCATGCTGTTCAGGGCGTCGAGATTCAGCGAGAGGGTCGGCACAAAGGCGGCTTTCATAAACTTCAATAAGCCGTCCATGAAATCGCCGATGGGGTTTACCCAGCGGTCACCGTTGTAGTCGGGGGTGGGTTCTGGCGTCGGCTCTGGGGTGGGTGTTGGTTCGGGGTCAGTGCTGGGTTCCTGATCGGGGGTGACGTCTTCATAGCCGGGAAGGTTGATCAGGTCGTCGGTGACAGGATTATAGTTATCTGGGAGCGTGGGGAGCTCGTCGGTGGTGGGGGCAATGATTAAGTTCTCGGTCGAATTGTCAATGTAGTTATTAATGTTGTTAATGACCGTTTGGGGGAGGCGGGTTGGGAGTTTTACTTTGTTGGCGGTTTTGGCGTTTATGTTGGGGACGTATTGCGGATTTGATACACTTGGATAAGAAACGCCCGGAACATTGAAAATGGAATATATTCCATATTGCTTATCAGTTAAGCCACCAGTAAAACGATATATACGGATTTTATTCGGCCATACTAATAAGGTGATTGCAGTAGAACTTGTACAACCATCCTCTTCACCAGTTTTTAAATTTTTCCAGTGTATCCTAGTATTCAAATAACTTACATCATTTTTTACAAAGCAATCATAATCCCCCGACTGGTTATCAAGATCAGCGTAATTCCAACCCGTATATGAAACTTTAATATCACTTGCTACATAGTATTCATAACCAAACGCAGTACCAATATATTTTAAATTTTTTCCATGAGTTATCGACCCGGTTCCTTGTTCTGGCCATACCACATCCACCACCCCTTTTAAGACGGCGTACAGGGCTTTCCCGCTGTATTTGCTCCAGTCGACTTCCTCACCATTTAGAAGCTTCTGGTTGAGGTTCTGGAGAACGTTCATCTGGTGGTTGTAATCGTCTGGATCGGGAAAAGCTGTCTGGAGGTTCGCTGTCCATTTTTCATTTATTTGATTCATTTGCTCAGGTGTATATAAAACATTAGTTTGTACATAACGACCTGCAATTAAGGCGGTGGCAATAGTAGCCGCTAAAATAGCATCATCAACACCTATCACTGCTTTAACCTTCTTTGGTTGAAAAAAAGGTATAATAAATAAGAATAATGAAAGTAGTATAGCAGTTGATTTCATAAATATATTTTTATTAAATCACAAAGTAATTTTTGATTATCTTTTCAAAAGTTCTTATATGCCGGTATAGCCTATTGTTACAGGCTTTTCCGGCATTTTTCATTGTGGAAGATACTCTCAAATCTTCTTATATCCCCGTATGTTTTGGTGTTCAAAAGTAGTATGTGGAGTAGTAAATTCTCCGTTTACTACTTAGGCAATCAGCCGCTTCATTTCTGTTATCGACGTTTCGGAAGTCGTATGCGCGTAATAGTTCAGCGTCATATTGATGTTGGAATGTCCCATGATGTACTGCAATGCCTTTGGGTTCATTCCTGCATTTGCTAACGTGGTGCAGAATGTGTGGCGTAAGGTGTGCGGTGTCATTACCTTTGGCAATGCTACCTTTTGCGTTTTGTTGTATTTCCTTACAAGCCCCCGGAACATACTTTCATAGTTGACTGCCACTTTTGGCAAACCGTTCCGGTTAAGGAACAGAAACTTTGTGTAGCCCTCTAAAATAACAGGCTGTGCATATTTCCGCTTGTTCAGCACCCGCTGAAATGCTTCTAACACTTTTTCACTCATAGGAATAACCCGGTTGCCGCTTTTCGTCTTAGGCGTTTCCACATAGTAGCCCACGTCTGCAATCTTCAAAAGTTGGTGGTCTACATTGATAAGCTGTTTGCCTAAGTCAATGTCAGCTTCCGTCAGTCCGCAGAGTTCCGAAATGCGAAGCCCTGTCCCTAACAGTATGATAATCTCGTCGTAGTATTTCTGATAGACTTTATCATGCTGCACAAAGGACAGAAAAGCCGCTTCCTGCGTAGGGGATAGAGGTTCCTTTGGTTCCGTATCATCTTCAAGGACTGTGTTCAACTGGAAGTCAAATGGATTTTTACGAATACAATCGTCCTGTATGGCTGTGTAAAAGGCAGCCTTTAAGGAACGCTTGTGGTTGTTGATAGTCTTGAAGCCGTAACCTTTTTCTTTCATGCGTAACGCCCATTCCTTTGCGTCGGAGAGCTTCACATTTTCAATCCGGCAGGCTCCAAGTTTATCCTCCTGCAAAATCCGCATGAGCTGTTTTCGCCCCTGCTTTGTACCATGCCGCACATTTGCCCGGTGGCGTATCTGCTTTGCGTAGAGTTGGCAGACCGTCATTTTCTTTCCGATATGGTCGATACCGTCGTCAAGGTCTTTTTGGATTTCTTTCTCTTTTTCCCTCAACGCTATATCGTCGCGCTTTCCTGCCGGGGTTTTGTCCGTAGGCACTAACTTCCAAGAATACACAAACTGCGGTTTCCCAAAGGTATCTATATATTTGTAGGCATATCTCCCGTCTTTTCTCTGGCTCTCTCCGGTGCGGAGAATACGATTTTTATTATCCCGTCTTTTTTCCGACATCGTTATGCTCCTTTCCATAATGGAAAGAGCCTTGATATGCTTGACTATATTGTACCACATTCAAGGCTCGATTTCACTATCAGATTGCGTCCACCGTATCAATCATTTTTTCAAACTGCTTACGCTTAATCTGAATACGGTTTCCGTTCATCATTACCCAGTCCGGGACGGGATTTTCTTCTGCCAGTTTCCGCAGCTTGCTTTCTCCGATACGGAAATATTTTGCTGCTTCTTCTATGGTAAGAGTGTACTTTTCCCAAATCGGCACGTCGTTATTGTTCAATTTGTCGTCCCCCTTTCTTAATGGGTCAAAAATCAATCTGTAACATAGGCTTTAATCGGACGGCTATTAGCGTAACCTCATGGGACTTGCACCCCTCCGGCGGTCTGCCGAAGCCCTACCCATTGCCTGCGACGCTCCTAACGCTCGGACTATGGCTATAAGGAAGTATCATTATGTATTCTGTGCGTTATCGCCCGCAGGCTGCTATCTCTGCTTTACGGTGTGGTATTTCTCGCTCGCTTTTCTATTAAGAGAAAGGTCATGGCGTACCCGCCGCATGGCTCGGCACAAAAGGAACGTATCCGATTTGCCTTATACTGCGTCGCCGTTCTATTGCGCCGCTTTCTTTATCAAAGAGCAGAGGGCTGTTCTGCGATATGGAACGGAAAAGGGGAAAGAAGCGTTCCAATATCGCATAGGTTATTCAGCCCGAAAAGTGAGGATAGCCCTCATCAGTCTTGCTTGCAGCCGTTCCCGAATATCCTCGTCAACGCCATAATAGACATTGCCGCGCTCGTCGTAGAGCTTCCGCATGGAAAGACTTGCTATGTAGCCGCTGAAATGCTGCAAGACCATTTTCATAGCGTCCGGGTCGCCTTTGCTCGCCGCCAAAATAACGGGATAGGGAACAAGGGCATTTTCCAGGTAGTCGTTTTGATTACCATTCGTTCCATTCATCAGCGTGTTCCTCCAAATATTTCTTTAACAGTTCAAAAGAGCTTGTCCGTCTGTACTGTATCGTGCTGCGCGACGTATTGAACATCTTTCCGATTTCCACGTCAGTCATGCCCTCGAAATAGTACAGAAGTATAGCAGTTCTCTTTTCTTCCGGCAGGGTGCGTATTGCTTCAAGCAATAACTTCGGGGTTATTTCTTTTCCCGCCATTTGATAAGTCGGCTCGGCTGTTTCAGCTTGAAAATATTTATCCGTAGTGTAAAGCTGCCGTTCCTCATGCAAGGCAAGGTCACAAAAAGAAACTTCCCGTTTCCTGCGTCGCCGGATTTCATCATGGGCGTTACAGGCTTCATTGTGTAACACCCGTTTACAGAAACTTTGAAAGACACATTGCTTCTGAAATTCTCTGCGATTAGGTTCCATGTAATCACCTCCTTTCTGCCGAAAGGCGGTAGTACCTCCCCTTTTCGCGGGATAATACAGGCGACTTTTTGCTTTGCCAAAAAGAGAGCAAAGTTTTTGAAAAATCTTCTGTAAAATGCAAAATGCGCCCATCTGCAAGGCGCAGACCGACGCATAGGAAATAACAGCAGTATTTAATTGATTTGATAGTTCATCTGTATAGTCGGACTTGTCCGGTGGGGGAGCTATACTTTTTTTAATGAATGTAACCTATGTATGCTGTATAGCAACAAAGAAATCCCCATAGCGGCAGCCCTCCTAAATGCCGCTAATTTATGTTATAGGTTGTCGTGATTTAGCAGTAGACAAAAAAAGCGGCGGCTCTAAAAATCAAAGCCACCGCTTCAAAGGCGCGTGAAAGTGTATCTGCTCTGCGACAGCTTTTTTTCTTTTGCCGTCGTTCGGCAGGTACTATCAATCAAATTATTTACCAACCCTTTTTTCTAACTGCTTTTTTCTTCTTACCAACAGTCAATGTACCAGGTTCTTTCTTTTTATTTGCAAGAATAATCATAGAAATCAAGAAAGTCAAAACTATTGTAATGAAAGCGGGGAAAATGTGATAAGTATAACCATATTCCGCACCACAAGTAGGGTCTACTAAAATCATGCTTGCTTTAATCGGATAATAATTTAACAGTGTTCCTTCAAAAGTTCCAAAATATCCATACACAAAAGCTAGTGCAACTCCACCCAAAAAATTATTTGCCGAACAACAGAATATCAGAATAATCGGCAAGACTGAAATATAAATTCCTATATTCGCCCCAGTAACACGAATAAACATATTGAGTAGATTGCCAAAATGAACTCCCGGAAATCCGACAATAATATTGATTACTAATGCTATCACACAACCTATAAGACTAAAGCTGATTGTCAACAGCAATAGAATAAGTAATTTTCCAGAAAGTAACTGTTTATATGGAATAGGAATTGTTAATATATTCTTCATAGTATCGTCTGTATATTCCCTTGTTATGATATAACCTGCAATCAGTGCAATAATAATCGGAAAAAATAAGGTACAATTACTAATCATAACCTGTTGCATAAAATAGTCAAACGTCCATGTCGGTCCACCGTTGGCTGTGGAATAAAACAGTGACAGCAACGGAGAAAGTGTTGTCATAATAATTCCGGCTTTTATTACAGAATATCGTTTTAATTTTAAAAATTCAGTTTTTATTATATTTCTCATATCTTTTACCTCGTCCATTTTTTATAAAAGCGAATTATCAGCCACAAAGAAAGTACAACTGTAATTGCCATAATAAAAATTGTATGGAAAGTAGTTGGTACAATCGCATAGGCTTCCGGCAAAAGATTATCTTTTTGCAAATTATCCATCATTAAGCCGCTTGTCCAGTTCATAACACACATAACTGGGAAAGAATTTAAGAAAGCAATTTTTGCAGCACTTATAGATGTCCCAATCGTTCCCATTAAGCCCCAGTTAAAAATAGAATAAAAAAATGCAAGCAGGATAGAAAGCAAAAAACTTTTGTTAAAGTAAATAATTAAAACTACAATCGGCAAAGAAGCTGCTACGATAAGAACTCCAAAAATAAGGCTCATATATATTTTATAAGCCATACCATAAACCATTCCTACATGAAACAGTTTACAGAACAATGCGACAGATAATGTGCTTATCAGACAAAATGCAATGCTGAAAATAAAGAGCATAGAAATTTTCGCCATAATGAGCTGTGTATTTGTAACAGGAATTGTTCTAAGGTTTTTGGAAGTATCGCAATCTCTTTCTATAAAAAACAAAATAGCGGCAATAATACCAACTAGACATGGGAGCAAAAAAGCTAAGCCATATCCCAACATCATTGTATAAACATAATCAAATCGGGTTTGAAGATAATGTTCCGTTGTATCTGCACCTGTTCCCGCCTTTGCCATATATGCCAAAATCAACGGAAAAAATAACGATAACGACATCAGTGCATATAATAATCTTTTCCGTTTTAATTTCCAAAATTCGCATTTGATTAGTTTAAGCAATTCCCTCGCCTCCCGTCACACGCTTGAAGTAATCTTCAAGACTTTCTTCACAAGTATGGGCTTCTGATACCTCCAATCCATTTTCTACAAAAGCAGTCACGATTTTTCCTACGGACAAATCAAGATTATGCAAGCGTAAATTGTGGTCGTCCTGTATAGAGAAATGGCTCTCATGGAAAGTACGCTCTAAAATTCTTGCTGCCTGTGCGGTATCAGAAAGAGTAAATCGGATATGTTTGCTGCTTTTTTGTTCCAGTTCCGCAAGACTTTCTTCTTCCAATAGTGCGCCATGGTCGATAATTCCAATATCATCTGCTAGCAAAGAAATCTCCGAAAGGATATGACTGGAAATTAAAATTGTTTTTCCCTTTGTATCGCAAAGCTCGCGAATAAAAGAACGTACTTCTGCAATTCCAATCGGGTCAAGCCCATTGATAGGTTCATCTAAAATCAGAAGTTCAGGGTCGTGCATAACTGCAAGTGCAATCGCAAGCCGTTGTTTCATACCAAGAGAATACTGGGAAAACAGTTTTTTGTCTTTATAAGGCAATCCTACCAAATCCAATGTGTTTTTAATTGAATGACGGTTGGGTATGCCCCGTAAGGTAGCAAAAATTTGTAAGTTTTCCGTAGCAGTCAAATTAGGGTAAAAACCGGGCGACTCAATCAGACTACCGATACGGGGCAACAATTTCTTTTCATTCCCCTGCAAAGACTTTCCCCATATTTTAACTTCGCCGGAAGTTGGCTTTGTCAATCCAAGTAGCATTTTCATAGTGGTCGTTTTTCCGGCTCCGTTTCTTCCAAGCAGTCCGTAAATTCTCCCTTTCTGCACATGAATATTTAAGTCAGCGACACTCTTTTGTGAGCCGTACTGTTTGGTAAGATTTTTTGTTTCAATGATATAATTTTTGTCCATATTCAAACCTCCTATTCTGTAAAGTATTCTATCATACCAACCTTGCATTAACCTTGCCGCAACCTTGCATTAACCTTGCAATTTGAAATATTGTCCTAAAAATAATTAAGGCTCCCGTCAAAAGGACGGGAGAACATTAATTTGCTAAGGGAAAAAGCAAAGTAAATTCCGTTCCTGTTCCCTGTATGCTATTTGCTGTTATTGTGCCGTTCATTTTTTCTACAAGTTGGTGTGCGATAGAAAGCCCAAGACCGCTGCCTTTTTCAGACCGTCCCTTATCGCATTTATAGAGCCGTTCAAAAATATGCTTCAAATCTTCTTTTTCAATCCCTATTCCATTATCTGCTAATCGGATTTGCATATTTTTTTCCTGCTTTGACAGGATTATTTCTATTTTATCCGCATGACTGTGAGAAATTACATTCTGAATAAGATTGTTCAATATCCGCATATAGCCGTCCGTATCAAGTTTTACCCGGAAAGGCTGTTCGGGAATATCAATATTGTAATCTATCTGCTTATCTTCAAATATGGGTATCCAGTCAATCAAGATATTTCGTGTCAGCTCCGCAGCTTCAACAATATTTATATCCATAGCAAACTCATTAGAATTTAATTTGAACCAGTCAAAAAGAACATCAATATATTCTTTCAAATCGTGAGCTTTGCGGCGGGCTGTTTCGATATAGTCGTCCCTGTCTTTTCCTGTAACAATTCCTTTATGTGCAGCGTCAAGATACCCAATAAGCGTTGTAAGCGGTGTCCGAACATCATGGGAAAGACTTGTCATAAGCTGTCGGTTTGTTTCTTCTGTCTGCCGGACAGTAGAAAGCCTGCTCTCATAAGACACAACAATCTCATTTATTTCATAGGCAAGAGGGGCTACCAGTTCATTTGTTGCAGATAAAATACGCCTGTTTCCATTTCCGTTTTTTACATCAATCAATGCGTCTGTTATCTCGGCTATCTGTTTTTTAACACGTCGAATAGCAAAGCAGGAAACAAGAATAGAGAAAAGTGCAATTATTATGGATAGAAAAATGACTGCTTCCATAGAAAATCAAACCTCCTTGTTAAAACGATAACCGATACCTTTAATCGTTTGAATATATTTTGGACTTCCGGGATTTACCTCTAATTTCTTGCGAAGTCGGCTGATAATCGCCATAATGTTGCTGTCATCATAGAAATATTCCTCTCTCCACACTTCTTCATAAATCTGTTGCTTTGTCAGAATTTTCCCTTGATTTTTCGCGCAGTATAAGAGTAAGTCAAATTCTTTTGGAGGCAATTCAAAAGTTCCATTTTCCGTAGTAACAGAACGATTTTCAATATCAATTTTCAACCCGTCAAATTCAAGTTGCTGTGATATTCCGTCCTGTTGATTGAAACGGGTATAACGGCGTATAAGGGAAACGATACGGGCTATCAGTTCGTCCATGTCAAAAGGTTTTGTCAAATAATCATCAGCTCCTGCCCTTAAACCGCGTACTTTAGAAGCACTGTCATTTTTTGATGTAAACATCAAAATCGGCAGGCTGCTTTCTTTTCTAATTTCTTCCAATGTTTCAAATCCGTCCATACCAGGCATCATAACGTCCAGTATCACAAGTTGATATTCTCTCTCTTTTAATTTTTGTAATCCCTCTTTTCCCATATTACAAAAATCAGCTTCTATATCTTCTGATAGCACGCTGCGTTTAATCAGCGCACAAAGTTCCTTATCATCATCTATAATCAAAACTTTATTCATGGTATAGCTCCTTTCCTTGTTTGGTTCTACCGTCAATCGGTTTTTCCGCGTCTTTTGGTATCAACCACATATACCCAAGTTTTGAAACACCCTGTATGCGTTTCTCCCTGCAAAGTATCTGTACCCGCCTTTCAGAAATTCCCCACTTCTTTGCTGCTTCGGGGCAAGACATATATTCCATAACAACACCCGTCCTTTCTGAAAATCTTATCATAATAATTATAGTCTGACACACGAACAATAGCAAGTATATAAATATGAATTATTATGGCTATTTAGTGGAACTGTATAGACATATCCAAAGAGAAAGGGGAACAGTAAAATGTAACTGGGTGAATAAATATGGCAAAAAGACCGGTAGAAAAATATGACTTCAAGGCATTTGGAGAAGCTATAAAAGCTGCGCGGACGGGGCGCAAAGAAAGCCGCAAACAGGTAAGTGATGAAATGTATATTTCTCCTCGCTATCTTGCAAATATCGAAAACAAAGGACAGCACCCCAGTCTGCAAATCTTTTTTGAGCTTATGCTTCGTTACAATATATCCGTAGACCAGTTTCTTTTAGATACGCCCACCCAAAAAGATACAAAGCGGCGGCAGCTCGACGCTCTCCTTGATGATATGAGCGATAATGGCATACGGATTGTAACGGCAACTGCAAAAGAAATTTCAGAAGTCGAAAAAGAGGACAAATAAATGTGTCCGGCAAATTGAATATGATTTAGGA containing:
- a CDS encoding rolling circle replication-associated protein → MAHSLSRTKSQVLEKALCNDWNWFGTFTLDPKKYQRDNLDIFIKDLSQFIRDQRKKRQIEIKYLLIPELHKDGKNWHMHGLLSDIPYQDMEPHPLKKLSEKGYISWESYRQKFGFNSLGPIRDNVKTALYITKYISKNLGSTSIELNKKMYYCSRGLKTAEKIQEGQLIKPLDFPMAFEGLYSKSTFVDSIDWFKDYFKEYENL
- a CDS encoding zonular occludens toxin domain-containing protein, with product MATKCYTGTPGSGKSLHATRNMVGWLEEGKNVIANFPIKVNEIKKNRGHFFYFSNDDITVPLLMQFNQTMHEPRKMGQTLLVIDEASVKFNSRTWNAKDRLDFLSFFAQHRHYGYDIILIQQNLNQIDSQIRALVEIEVHHRHANNYWLYRWLPFQLFIAVERNTAIKDKNSADFFTYSKYYGGLYDTFFEFNPALAVKPTKTLQDQIRSGEIVRFGGEPAKMKLHVKKAAPHADRKPSQEGTGRRAEPAT
- a CDS encoding site-specific integrase — translated: MSEKRRDNKNRILRTGESQRKDGRYAYKYIDTFGKPQFVYSWKLVPTDKTPAGKRDDIALREKEKEIQKDLDDGIDHIGKKMTVCQLYAKQIRHRANVRHGTKQGRKQLMRILQEDKLGACRIENVKLSDAKEWALRMKEKGYGFKTINNHKRSLKAAFYTAIQDDCIRKNPFDFQLNTVLEDDTEPKEPLSPTQEAAFLSFVQHDKVYQKYYDEIIILLGTGLRISELCGLTEADIDLGKQLINVDHQLLKIADVGYYVETPKTKSGNRVIPMSEKVLEAFQRVLNKRKYAQPVILEGYTKFLFLNRNGLPKVAVNYESMFRGLVRKYNKTQKVALPKVMTPHTLRHTFCTTLANAGMNPKALQYIMGHSNINMTLNYYAHTTSETSITEMKRLIA
- a CDS encoding excisionase, with product MNNNDVPIWEKYTLTIEEAAKYFRIGESKLRKLAEENPVPDWVMMNGNRIQIKRKQFEKMIDTVDAI
- a CDS encoding helix-turn-helix domain-containing protein, which produces MNGTNGNQNDYLENALVPYPVILAASKGDPDAMKMVLQHFSGYIASLSMRKLYDERGNVYYGVDEDIRERLQARLMRAILTFRAE
- a CDS encoding RNA polymerase sigma factor, which codes for MEPNRREFQKQCVFQSFCKRVLHNEACNAHDEIRRRRKREVSFCDLALHEERQLYTTDKYFQAETAEPTYQMAGKEITPKLLLEAIRTLPEEKRTAILLYYFEGMTDVEIGKMFNTSRSTIQYRRTSSFELLKKYLEEHADEWNEW
- a CDS encoding ABC transporter permease, whose protein sequence is MRNIIKTEFLKLKRYSVIKAGIIMTTLSPLLSLFYSTANGGPTWTFDYFMQQVMISNCTLFFPIIIALIAGYIITREYTDDTMKNILTIPIPYKQLLSGKLLILLLLTISFSLIGCVIALVINIIVGFPGVHFGNLLNMFIRVTGANIGIYISVLPIILIFCCSANNFLGGVALAFVYGYFGTFEGTLLNYYPIKASMILVDPTCGAEYGYTYHIFPAFITIVLTFLISMIILANKKKEPGTLTVGKKKKAVRKKGW
- a CDS encoding ABC transporter permease, coding for MLKLIKCEFWKLKRKRLLYALMSLSLFFPLILAYMAKAGTGADTTEHYLQTRFDYVYTMMLGYGLAFLLPCLVGIIAAILFFIERDCDTSKNLRTIPVTNTQLIMAKISMLFIFSIAFCLISTLSVALFCKLFHVGMVYGMAYKIYMSLIFGVLIVAASLPIVVLIIYFNKSFLLSILLAFFYSIFNWGLMGTIGTSISAAKIAFLNSFPVMCVMNWTSGLMMDNLQKDNLLPEAYAIVPTTFHTIFIMAITVVLSLWLIIRFYKKWTR
- a CDS encoding ABC transporter ATP-binding protein; amino-acid sequence: MDKNYIIETKNLTKQYGSQKSVADLNIHVQKGRIYGLLGRNGAGKTTTMKMLLGLTKPTSGEVKIWGKSLQGNEKKLLPRIGSLIESPGFYPNLTATENLQIFATLRGIPNRHSIKNTLDLVGLPYKDKKLFSQYSLGMKQRLAIALAVMHDPELLILDEPINGLDPIGIAEVRSFIRELCDTKGKTILISSHILSEISLLADDIGIIDHGALLEEESLAELEQKSSKHIRFTLSDTAQAARILERTFHESHFSIQDDHNLRLHNLDLSVGKIVTAFVENGLEVSEAHTCEESLEDYFKRVTGGEGIA
- a CDS encoding sensor histidine kinase; this encodes MEAVIFLSIIIALFSILVSCFAIRRVKKQIAEITDALIDVKNGNGNRRILSATNELVAPLAYEINEIVVSYESRLSTVRQTEETNRQLMTSLSHDVRTPLTTLIGYLDAAHKGIVTGKDRDDYIETARRKAHDLKEYIDVLFDWFKLNSNEFAMDINIVEAAELTRNILIDWIPIFEDKQIDYNIDIPEQPFRVKLDTDGYMRILNNLIQNVISHSHADKIEIILSKQEKNMQIRLADNGIGIEKEDLKHIFERLYKCDKGRSEKGSGLGLSIAHQLVEKMNGTITANSIQGTGTEFTLLFPLAN
- a CDS encoding response regulator transcription factor, whose protein sequence is MNKVLIIDDDKELCALIKRSVLSEDIEADFCNMGKEGLQKLKEREYQLVILDVMMPGMDGFETLEEIRKESSLPILMFTSKNDSASKVRGLRAGADDYLTKPFDMDELIARIVSLIRRYTRFNQQDGISQQLEFDGLKIDIENRSVTTENGTFELPPKEFDLLLYCAKNQGKILTKQQIYEEVWREEYFYDDSNIMAIISRLRKKLEVNPGSPKYIQTIKGIGYRFNKEV
- a CDS encoding helix-turn-helix domain-containing protein: MEYMSCPEAAKKWGISERRVQILCREKRIQGVSKLGYMWLIPKDAEKPIDGRTKQGKELYHE
- a CDS encoding helix-turn-helix domain-containing protein, yielding MAKRPVEKYDFKAFGEAIKAARTGRKESRKQVSDEMYISPRYLANIENKGQHPSLQIFFELMLRYNISVDQFLLDTPTQKDTKRRQLDALLDDMSDNGIRIVTATAKEISEVEKEDK